ACGTCTCCTAGGTCGACCATGGACAGGCCGTCGAAGTTGACCCCAAACCCCGGGGTTAACTTATAAAAAGCCCTCCGTATAGCCTCAGGCCCAAGCGCCGCTCCCTGCTTTCCCCCGTTGGCTGCTATCCCTCTGTCCTCCGGAACCCCCAGTATGGCTATCTGGGCGGACTTAAGGGCGTCTTCGTGATCTCTCGATACCCGCCTTACCAGATCCCCTAGCCTTGGGTCCATAGGGTCTTTTCGGCTGTAAAAGAGGTCTAGGTCGGTAGGCACTAGGGACGTAAACATTTTTAGAACAACGCCATCGCTATAGGCGTGGCGATGAGGATGGTTAGGACGACTCTCTCAAACCATATGACCAGTATATCCCTCATCTTTATGGGGATGTCGGTGCCCATTATGCAGGGTATTATGGCGGAGAAGAACAGTATCTCCGATACGCAGAGCACCGCTATAACAAACTTGAGGACCATGGATACCTCAGCCTTGGCTATGAGGATGGCTGGGAGGAACATCTCAGCCAGAGATACCGCCGCCGCCTTTCCCGCAAGGGCAGCCTCGGGAAGGCCGAAGAGTTTGAAGAAGGGATAGAAGGCGTACCCAGCTATGTCGAACACCGGGGTGTATTTTGCCACCACCAGCCCCAGCAGACCTATGGAGGTTATGGACGGGATAACGACCATGGCCATGTTCAAGCCCTCTTTGAGGTTGCTGAGGACCAGGCCTGTTATGGAAGGTGCCTCTGCGGCAGTTTCCATTCCCTCACTCCACGCTCTGGAAAATAGCGAGCCCTCGCCGGTATGCTCCTCCGGGGCTTTGCCGGTGAAGTAGTCGTCCGGTATAGACCTAAGGGGCCACAGCCTGGTGGTTATGGCGGTCACAGCGAAGGTCACCACCATGGTTACCCAGAAGAAGGTTCCCCAGTGATCCATAAGCCCCAGTGTCTTCGCCACTATGAGCATGAAGGTAGCGGAGACGGTGGAGAATCCTGTGGCTATTATAGTCGCTTCCCTGACCGAGTATTTTCCCTGGCGGTAGACGTTGTTGGTGATGATAAGCCCCACAGAATAGCTTCCTACGAAGGATGCAACAGCGTCGATGGCGGATCGACCCGGGGTCTTGAAGACCGGTCTCATGATGGGAGTCATGAGGACCCCGGTGAACTCAAGTAGGCCGAAGCCAACCAAGAAGGCCAGGAACACCGATCCTATCGGGATGACTAAACCGACGGGGATTGCGAGTTTTGAAAAGAGGAACGGCCCCATGTCCTTTGCCATCAACCACTCAGGACCTACGTTGAAATAGAGCATGAGACCTATTATGGCTCCCGCTACCTTAGCCATGGAGAAAAATACGTCCATGTTAGACTTATTCCAGGTCTTCCTGATGAAAGGGGACACGGCCCCGGCTATCATGACCAGTATGGCGTAGATAGCCGCCCCACCTGGTGCGTGGTTCCTTATCGCCGATATGATGTGGTCCACAGGGATGGTCGAGTTGCCCCCTATGGTCAGAGGAAAGAAAAACATAAACAAGCCGAATGCGCTGTAGCCCAGAAATCGGGTTACTCCTATTGATGAGACGTTCTGTTTGGACATATTATACCCCTCCTGTCTTTTTACGGTATGACGGGAGACCTGAAGCAGGTCTCCCGTCGATATCGTATAGTGATTGTATTCTATACGCGATTACTTGCAGTTGCAACCACAGCAGCATCCGCCGCCGTTTTTCTCTTTCCAGGCCTTTTCGACGACCGAGCTCACCAGGTCCTCCTTGGGCACGTAGGGAAGGGTGATGTGATAGTCGCTGGGGTATTTGCCGTTTACCTCGCCGCTGACCTCGACGGCGTGGTCACAACGGGCCCAGGCTCTCCTGGCGACCCCTCCGAGGACGTCCCACATCATGGCGGACTTGACGATCTCGTCGGCTCTCTCCGAACCGTCCAGGACCATCCCGAAGCCGCCGTTGATGACTTTGCCTATTCCCACCCCTCCACCGTTGTGAAGGGCGCAGAGGCTCATGCCCCTGGCGGCGTTTCCGGCGAAGCACTGGGTTGCCATGTCGGCGCAGATGTTGCTTCCGTCCTTGACGCTGGAGGTCTCACGGTAAGGCGAGTCGGTTCCAGATACGTCGTGGTGGTCCCTTCCGAGCATCACAGGGCCGATCTCGCCGTTGCGGATCATCTCGTTGAACTTAAGGGCTATCTTGGTACGACCCTCGGCATCCTGGTAGAGGATACGGCACTGGGTTCCGACCACTAGGCCGTTTTTCTCGGCGTCCCTGATCCAGATCCAGTTGTCGTAGTCCTGGGCACGACGGTTGGGATCGATACAGTCCATTGCGGCCTTGTCGGTCTTCCTGAGGTCCTCAGGGTTGCCGCTCAGGCAGCACCAACGGAATGGGCCGTAGCCGTAGTCGAACAGGACCGGTCCCATGATGTCCTCCACGTAGGAGGGCCATACGAATCCGTCGTGGGTGTCTTCGCCGTTTTTGCAGATTTCCTTGACGCCAGCGTCGAAGATGGCTCTCATGAAGGAGTTGCCGTAGTCGAAGAAGTAGGTTCCCTTCTCGACGAGCCTTTTCACTACCTCGTAATGCCTCCTGAGGGTCTCGTCGACCCTGCGACGAAACTCATCGGGGTCGTTTTTGAGCATGGCGGTTCTCTCGTCGAAGGTCATGTCCGCAGGGCAGTAACCTCCGTCGTAGGGAGCGTGGCAGGAGGTCTGGTCGGACAGAAGGGGAATGTCTATGCCCTTATCAGCGGCGTACTCCAACAGGTCAACTATGTTGCCGTGGTAGGCTATTGAGAGAGGCTCTTTCTTGTCCATCGCCTCTTTCGCCATGGCGAAGGCGTCCTCGCAGGTCTCGGCGATCCTGCTCACCCATCCCTGGCTGTGGCGGGTCTCTATACGAGAGGAGTCGACCTCGGCCACTATGCCCACCCCACCGGCTATCTCTATGGCCTTTGGCTGAGCTCCGCTCATGCCCCCAAGGCCGGAGGATACGAAGAGGATACCGGCAAGGTTGTCCTTGGGGCCGATTCCCAGCCTCTGACGGGCGGCGTTAAGCACCGTGTTAAAGGTGCCGTGGACGATGCCCTGAGGCCCGATGTACATCCAGCCACCGGCGGTCATCTGGCCGTAGTTTGTGACTCCAAGCTGCATTCCTCTATGCCATTCTGATTGGTTGTCGAATATGCCCACAAGCAGGCCGTTGGTGATGATGACCCTAGGTGCGTCGGGCTTGGATTTGAAGAGTCCAAGGGGGTGCCCACTCTCTATCACTAATGTGGTGTCGTCGGTAAGCTCTTCAAGATACCTCTTTATCAGCTGGTACTGAAGCCAGTTCTGGCATACCTGGCCTGTCTCGCCGTAGGTTACCAGCTCGTAGGGATAGAGGGCGATCTCGAAGTCCAGGTTGTTGTCTATCATTACCTGGAAGGCCTTTCCTGCGACGCACTTTCCCTTGTACTCGTCGATTGGCTTGCCGTAGATACGTCCTTCAGGGCGATAACGATAGGCGTAGATCCTGCCCATGGTGCGAAGCTCCTCCATGAACTCAGGAGCCAAGGTCTCGTGAAGTTCCTCAGGGACGTAGCGAAGGGCGTTTTTGAGAGCCAGCTCGGTTTCCTTCTGGTTCAGGTTCCAGCCTCTGTCGGGAGCCCTGCGGATCCCTTTTCCGAAGTCTTTAGCGGAAGGAAGCTCGGAACCGAGCTTTATGCTCATGGCCTTATCTACCGTTGCGTTATATTCCATGTTAGAATGCCTCCATGTTTTAGGATTAGCCGTCGTCGGGGGGATCTTGGCAGAGTTCCCCGACGACGGCGTTTTTATATTATATCTGTATTAGCTTATGGACGCCTCGACGGACTTCTCTATCGCTGCGACGGAGCTCTCTATGCTCTTGAGAGTCTCCTCCATCTCGGATCTGATTTTCGCCGCGAAGGCCTCGTCCTTGAGTCCCATGAGGTTTATCTTCACGTTGTAGGAGGCTGCTACAGCGGCGGCCCTTGCGAGTACCGCCGCACTTCCGGCGTCGGTCACCGCGTTTGGATTTCCCTTTGTGCTGGCGATGTCGGCCAGCTTTACCATGGCGGCACACTCTTTCATGGTCTCGAAGGGAACCTCAATGGCTTTCTTCGTGGCCTCCTGCATGGCCTGAGAACGGGCGGCTTTCTCCTCGTCGGTGGCCTTCGGCAGTTTCATCGCGGCCATGAAGCCGTTGAATGCCTCGGTATCCTCCTCCATAAGCTCAAGGAAGCGGTTCTGAAGGGCTGTGCCATCGGCCTGGACTTTCTCCATGACCTCCCAGTTGTCTTTGTACTTTTCCTTGCCCACGGTGAGCCCTGCTACCATGGCGCTGAGTGCCGCTCCGAGGGAGCCAGCTAGTGCTGC
The uncultured Dethiosulfovibrio sp. genome window above contains:
- a CDS encoding YjiH family protein, with product MSKQNVSSIGVTRFLGYSAFGLFMFFFPLTIGGNSTIPVDHIISAIRNHAPGGAAIYAILVMIAGAVSPFIRKTWNKSNMDVFFSMAKVAGAIIGLMLYFNVGPEWLMAKDMGPFLFSKLAIPVGLVIPIGSVFLAFLVGFGLLEFTGVLMTPIMRPVFKTPGRSAIDAVASFVGSYSVGLIITNNVYRQGKYSVREATIIATGFSTVSATFMLIVAKTLGLMDHWGTFFWVTMVVTFAVTAITTRLWPLRSIPDDYFTGKAPEEHTGEGSLFSRAWSEGMETAAEAPSITGLVLSNLKEGLNMAMVVIPSITSIGLLGLVVAKYTPVFDIAGYAFYPFFKLFGLPEAALAGKAAAVSLAEMFLPAILIAKAEVSMVLKFVIAVLCVSEILFFSAIIPCIMGTDIPIKMRDILVIWFERVVLTILIATPIAMALF
- a CDS encoding urocanate hydratase, producing MEYNATVDKAMSIKLGSELPSAKDFGKGIRRAPDRGWNLNQKETELALKNALRYVPEELHETLAPEFMEELRTMGRIYAYRYRPEGRIYGKPIDEYKGKCVAGKAFQVMIDNNLDFEIALYPYELVTYGETGQVCQNWLQYQLIKRYLEELTDDTTLVIESGHPLGLFKSKPDAPRVIITNGLLVGIFDNQSEWHRGMQLGVTNYGQMTAGGWMYIGPQGIVHGTFNTVLNAARQRLGIGPKDNLAGILFVSSGLGGMSGAQPKAIEIAGGVGIVAEVDSSRIETRHSQGWVSRIAETCEDAFAMAKEAMDKKEPLSIAYHGNIVDLLEYAADKGIDIPLLSDQTSCHAPYDGGYCPADMTFDERTAMLKNDPDEFRRRVDETLRRHYEVVKRLVEKGTYFFDYGNSFMRAIFDAGVKEICKNGEDTHDGFVWPSYVEDIMGPVLFDYGYGPFRWCCLSGNPEDLRKTDKAAMDCIDPNRRAQDYDNWIWIRDAEKNGLVVGTQCRILYQDAEGRTKIALKFNEMIRNGEIGPVMLGRDHHDVSGTDSPYRETSSVKDGSNICADMATQCFAGNAARGMSLCALHNGGGVGIGKVINGGFGMVLDGSERADEIVKSAMMWDVLGGVARRAWARCDHAVEVSGEVNGKYPSDYHITLPYVPKEDLVSSVVEKAWKEKNGGGCCCGCNCK
- a CDS encoding cyclodeaminase/cyclohydrolase family protein, which translates into the protein MKLSDLTVKGFVEELASESPAPGGGSVAALAGSLGAALSAMVAGLTVGKEKYKDNWEVMEKVQADGTALQNRFLELMEEDTEAFNGFMAAMKLPKATDEEKAARSQAMQEATKKAIEVPFETMKECAAMVKLADIASTKGNPNAVTDAGSAAVLARAAAVAASYNVKINLMGLKDEAFAAKIRSEMEETLKSIESSVAAIEKSVEASIS